The Eublepharis macularius isolate TG4126 chromosome 11, MPM_Emac_v1.0, whole genome shotgun sequence genome includes a region encoding these proteins:
- the LOC129337451 gene encoding microtubule nucleation factor SSNA1-like: MTHQGAVLQGYNNELVKYLEDLIVHREQLNRQIRQAEQEKKMVQDEIAVLTVQLGHVCESLAWKSATQKELDKVLAETEVAYEKILESSRILLNVLKTETGNLDKVIALKNNVSGDG, from the coding sequence ATGACGCATCAGGGAGCAGTTCTGCAAGGTTATAATAATGAGTTGGTGAAATACCTAGAAGACTTGATTGTGCACCGAGAACAACTGAACAGACAGATCAGGCAAGCAGAACAGGAGAAAAAGATGGTCCAGGATGAAATTGCAGTGCTGACAGTACAGCTGGGGCATGTGTGTGAAAGCCTGGCATGGAAGAGTGCCACGCAAAAGGAACTTGATAAAGTCCTGGCCGAAACGGAAGTGGCGTATGAGAAGATTTTGGAGAGTTCAAGAATTCTTCTGAATGTCTTGAAAACAGAAACTGGGAATTTAGACAAAGTGATAGCTCTAAAAAATAATGTGAGTGGGGATGGTTAA